One window of the Aptenodytes patagonicus chromosome 17, bAptPat1.pri.cur, whole genome shotgun sequence genome contains the following:
- the PTRH2 gene encoding peptidyl-tRNA hydrolase 2, mitochondrial: MDYLSKPGFLSVVAGVACGVCLGWGIRGRLLRQPKAGATAPANNLGSEANVMGESGEFKMVLIVRNDLKMGKGKVAAQCSHAAVSAYKQVQRRNPELLKQWEYCGQPKVVLKAPDEETLLQLLADAKHLGLTVSLIQDAGRTQIAPGSQTVLGIGPGPADVVDKVSGHLKLF, translated from the coding sequence ATGGATTATCTCTCTAAACCCGGGTTCCTCAGCGTCGTCGCTGGAGTCGCGTGCGGAGTGTGCCTGGGATGGGGCATTCGGGGGAGGCTTTTAAGGCAGCCCAAAGCCGGAGCGACCGCGCCTGCGAACAACCTGGGGAGCGAAGCCAACGTCATGGGGGAGTCCGGGGAGTTCAAGATGGTGCTGATTGTCCGCAACGATTTGAAGATGGGAAAGGGCAAAGTAGCAGCACAGTGTTCCCACGCTGCTGTTTCTGCctacaagcaagttcagagaagAAATCCCGAACTGCTGAAGCAGTGGGAGTACTGCGGACAACCTAAAGTGGTCCTCAAAGCTCCCGATGAAGAGACTCTGCTCCAACTCCTGGCTGATGCTAAACACCTCGGTCTGACTGTGAGCTTAATACAGGACGCGGGTCGTACTCAGATAGCTCCAGGCTCCCAGACGGTCCTGGGTATCGGGCCGGGACCAGCTGATGTAGTAGATAAAGTTTCTGGTCACCTAAAACTCTTCTAA